In one Shinella zoogloeoides genomic region, the following are encoded:
- the rph gene encoding ribonuclease PH has protein sequence MRPSGRKTDQMRKVSFERNVSKHAEGSCLVKFGDTHVLVTASLEEKTPPWLRNSGKGWVTAEYGMLPRATGDRMKREAAAGKQGGRTQEIQRLIGRSLRAIVDLEALGERQITIDCDVIQADGGTRTASITGAFVALHDCLKWMEARNMIKVERVLKDHVAAISCGIFAAQSVIDLDYLEDSAAETDANFVMTGSGGIVEIQGTAEGKPFTEEEFSNLMALARAGIADLVALQKQAIA, from the coding sequence ATGCGGCCGTCCGGCAGAAAAACCGATCAGATGCGCAAGGTTTCCTTCGAGCGCAACGTTTCCAAACATGCCGAAGGCTCCTGTCTCGTCAAGTTCGGCGACACGCATGTGCTGGTGACGGCGAGCCTTGAAGAAAAGACCCCGCCGTGGCTGCGCAACAGCGGCAAGGGCTGGGTGACGGCCGAATACGGCATGCTGCCGCGCGCCACCGGCGACCGCATGAAGCGCGAAGCCGCCGCCGGCAAGCAAGGCGGACGCACGCAGGAAATCCAGCGCCTCATCGGCCGGTCGCTCCGCGCCATCGTCGATCTCGAAGCGCTCGGCGAACGCCAGATCACCATCGACTGCGACGTCATCCAGGCCGATGGCGGCACCCGCACGGCCTCGATCACCGGCGCCTTCGTCGCGCTGCACGATTGCCTGAAGTGGATGGAAGCGCGCAACATGATCAAAGTGGAGAGGGTCCTGAAGGATCACGTCGCCGCGATCTCCTGCGGAATCTTCGCCGCCCAGTCGGTCATCGACCTAGACTATCTGGAAGACTCCGCCGCCGAGACGGACGCCAACTTCGTCATGACCGGCTCGGGCGGCATCGTCGAAATCCAGGGCACCGCGGAAGGCAAGCCGTTCACGGAGGAGGAATTCTCCAACCTGATGGCGCTCGCCCGCGCCGGCATCGCCGACCTCGTCGCCCTGCAGAAGCAGGCCATCGCCTGA
- the hrcA gene encoding heat-inducible transcriptional repressor HrcA, which produces MVLRSPGPDSQAALDERSGEIFRRIVESYLESGEPLGSRNLSRILPMSLSPASVRNVMSDLEELGLIYSPHISAGRLPTQLGLRFFVDAFMQVGNISAEDRASIERHVRPHGEKYSAVETMMNEASQALSGMSRGAGLVITTKNDAVLKHVEFIRLEPTKALVVLVGDHDQVENRIIELPAGVTGSQLTEAANFLNAHLAGNTLVEARAQLERLRGEISGELDKLSQDLVERGLAVWSGGFEEAKPTRLIVRGRANLLEGLAGAEDIDRLRMLFDDLERKDSLIELLNLAETGPGVRIFIGSENKLFSLSGSSLIVAPYRDSDEKIVGAVGVIGPTRLNYSRIVPMVDYTAQLMSRLSR; this is translated from the coding sequence ATGGTTTTGAGATCTCCGGGTCCTGACAGTCAGGCGGCGCTCGACGAGCGTTCGGGCGAAATCTTCCGCCGCATCGTGGAAAGCTATCTGGAAAGCGGCGAGCCGCTCGGCTCGCGCAACCTGTCGCGCATCCTGCCCATGTCGCTCTCGCCCGCCTCCGTGCGCAATGTGATGAGCGATCTGGAGGAACTCGGCCTCATCTACTCGCCCCATATCAGCGCCGGGCGCCTGCCGACGCAGCTCGGCCTGCGCTTCTTCGTCGATGCCTTCATGCAGGTGGGCAATATTTCGGCGGAGGACCGCGCCTCGATCGAGCGGCATGTGCGCCCGCATGGCGAGAAGTATTCGGCCGTCGAGACCATGATGAACGAGGCGAGCCAGGCACTGTCAGGCATGTCGCGCGGCGCCGGCCTCGTCATCACCACCAAGAACGACGCGGTGCTGAAGCATGTCGAATTCATCCGCCTGGAGCCGACCAAGGCGCTCGTCGTGCTCGTCGGCGATCACGACCAGGTGGAAAACCGCATCATCGAACTGCCGGCGGGCGTGACCGGCTCACAGCTCACGGAAGCGGCCAATTTCCTCAATGCGCACCTTGCCGGCAACACGCTGGTCGAGGCCCGCGCGCAGCTTGAGCGCCTGCGTGGCGAAATCAGCGGCGAGCTCGATAAACTGTCGCAGGATCTCGTCGAACGCGGGCTTGCCGTCTGGTCCGGCGGCTTCGAGGAGGCTAAGCCGACGCGGCTCATCGTGCGCGGCCGGGCGAACCTGCTCGAAGGCCTCGCCGGCGCGGAGGACATCGACCGCCTGCGCATGCTCTTCGACGATCTGGAGCGCAAGGACAGCCTGATCGAGCTCCTGAACCTCGCCGAGACGGGGCCGGGCGTACGCATCTTCATAGGCTCGGAAAATAAGCTCTTCTCGCTCTCCGGTTCCTCGCTCATCGTCGCGCCCTATCGGGACAGCGACGAGAAGATCGTCGGTGCCGTCGGCGTCATCGGGCCGACGCGGCTCAACTATTCCCGTATCGTGCCCATGGTGGATTATACGGCCCAGCTCATGTCGCGGCTTTCGCGCTGA
- the grpE gene encoding nucleotide exchange factor GrpE — protein sequence MTDESKKHGPDEAVENKVAAEAYAAEEAAAEAEAPAEPDPIEVLKADNADLRDKYLRLAAEMDNLRRRTERDVKDAKSYSVAGFARDMLAVSDNLRRALDAIPADALESGDAGLKALAEGVEMTERSMLAALERHGVRKLDPMGEKFDPNFHQAMFEVPNPEVANNTVVQVVQAGFVIGERVLRPAMVGVSKGGPKAPAGEASAAQA from the coding sequence ATGACCGACGAGAGCAAGAAACACGGACCTGACGAGGCGGTGGAAAACAAGGTCGCCGCAGAAGCCTACGCTGCGGAAGAAGCTGCCGCCGAGGCGGAAGCGCCGGCCGAGCCCGATCCGATCGAGGTGCTCAAGGCCGACAACGCCGACCTCAGGGACAAGTATCTGCGCCTAGCCGCCGAGATGGACAACCTGCGTCGCCGCACCGAGCGCGACGTGAAGGACGCCAAGTCCTATTCCGTCGCCGGCTTTGCGCGCGACATGCTGGCCGTGTCCGACAATCTGCGCCGCGCGCTCGATGCCATCCCGGCCGACGCGCTCGAAAGCGGGGATGCCGGCCTCAAGGCGCTCGCCGAAGGCGTCGAGATGACCGAGCGCTCCATGCTCGCCGCGCTGGAGCGTCACGGCGTGCGCAAGCTCGATCCGATGGGCGAGAAATTCGATCCGAACTTCCATCAGGCCATGTTCGAAGTGCCGAACCCGGAGGTCGCCAACAACACGGTGGTCCAGGTCGTGCAGGCCGGCTTCGTCATCGGCGAGCGTGTGCTGCGCCCGGCCATGGTGGGCGTATCCAAGGGCGGCCCGAAGGCCCCCGCCGGCGAGGCGAGCGCCGCACAGGCCTGA
- a CDS encoding VOC family protein, which yields MTAAIEGILETALYADDLDAAEAFYGGILGLEKITRQANRHVFFRCGPGVLLIFNAKETAVPPPPHAFPVPVHGTYGPGHACFRVPGPELDFWVKKLEEAGIAIEADFRWPNGARSIYFRDPAGNSLECAEPGLWNIG from the coding sequence ATGACCGCCGCGATCGAAGGCATTCTCGAAACCGCGCTCTATGCGGACGACCTCGACGCGGCGGAAGCCTTCTACGGCGGCATCCTGGGGCTGGAGAAGATCACGCGGCAGGCCAACCGCCATGTCTTCTTCCGCTGCGGCCCCGGCGTCCTCCTGATCTTCAATGCGAAGGAGACCGCCGTGCCACCCCCGCCGCACGCCTTTCCCGTGCCGGTGCACGGAACGTACGGCCCGGGCCATGCCTGTTTCCGCGTTCCCGGGCCGGAGCTTGATTTCTGGGTGAAAAAGCTGGAAGAAGCCGGCATCGCCATCGAAGCGGACTTCCGCTGGCCGAACGGCGCCCGTTCCATCTATTTCCGCGACCCCGCCGGCAACAGCCTGGAATGTGCCGAGCCGGGCCTCTGGAACATCGGTTAA